A genome region from Sulfurovum sp. TSL6 includes the following:
- the soxX gene encoding sulfur oxidation c-type cytochrome SoxX: MHTKIKCFAYATLFLSASASLCAVDLTKAYDMPDATKMIEKDLFPAAKKYTMPKSCDLTDANAIARGKFMFHNLNGKKAKANPPAGLAKFVEKKGKDGKVTKKPKQYGNCVACHDIEGAKGAGNIGPSLTGYKEMFLDTKVRDAQFVYQKIADPRVDNANTHMTVNLTTGLFNEQEICDYTAYVVSEKKKK, from the coding sequence ATGCATACAAAGATCAAATGTTTTGCCTATGCAACATTGTTTTTATCAGCTTCAGCATCACTATGTGCTGTGGATTTGACAAAAGCATATGATATGCCAGATGCAACAAAGATGATAGAGAAGGATCTATTCCCGGCAGCTAAAAAGTACACAATGCCAAAGAGCTGCGATCTCACAGATGCGAATGCAATTGCTAGAGGGAAATTTATGTTCCATAATCTCAATGGAAAAAAAGCAAAAGCAAATCCACCAGCAGGGTTGGCTAAGTTTGTTGAGAAAAAAGGTAAAGACGGTAAAGTAACAAAAAAGCCAAAACAGTATGGTAACTGTGTAGCATGTCATGACATTGAAGGTGCAAAAGGTGCAGGAAACATCGGTCCTAGTCTTACAGGATACAAGGAAATGTTCTTGGATACAAAAGTAAGAGATGCACAATTTGTTTATCAAAAAATTGCAGATCCTAGAGTGGACAATGCAAATACACATATGACGGTTAATCTTACTACAGGACTCTTTAATGAGCAAGAGATTTGTGATTATACTGCGTACGTTGTATCGGAAAAAAAGAAAAAGTAA
- the soxY gene encoding thiosulfate oxidation carrier protein SoxY has protein sequence MERRNFIKSICAASAVAATVTPSALLAKEAPKGGNILSYDAAVAAITGGKAVADSDKVKLTVPEIAENGAVVPVKVEVDNPMEESNYVKAIHVLSTKNGNARCADVMLTPLNGKGYFATRVKLGGTQDVVALVELSDGTFMKSAKSVKVTIGGCG, from the coding sequence ATGGAAAGAAGAAATTTTATAAAAAGTATCTGTGCAGCATCAGCTGTAGCAGCGACAGTGACACCTTCAGCACTACTTGCGAAAGAAGCACCAAAGGGTGGAAATATATTGAGTTATGATGCTGCTGTAGCAGCTATTACAGGTGGGAAAGCGGTAGCAGACAGCGATAAAGTGAAGTTGACAGTACCTGAAATCGCAGAGAATGGTGCCGTTGTACCTGTAAAGGTTGAAGTAGATAATCCTATGGAAGAAAGTAATTATGTAAAAGCGATCCATGTACTGAGTACTAAAAATGGTAATGCAAGATGTGCAGATGTCATGCTTACACCACTGAATGGAAAAGGATATTTTGCAACAAGAGTAAAATTGGGCGGAACACAAGATGTTGTTGCATTGGTAGAGCTTAGCGATGGTACTTTTATGAAATCAGCGAAAAGTGTTAAAGTAACTATCGGTGGATGTGGTTGA
- the soxZ gene encoding thiosulfate oxidation carrier complex protein SoxZ — MAEKRKSMIKIKPKKYKTGDLVKVDFIVIHPMDTGLQKDKKTGEIIPAHFIDNITFSLDGKPFTTMKVWETVSTNPYFSVNLKVPGKGKITVEYTDNTGEKNTKSKKLKPKG; from the coding sequence ATGGCAGAAAAAAGAAAATCGATGATTAAAATCAAACCTAAAAAATATAAAACGGGAGATTTGGTAAAAGTTGATTTTATTGTAATTCACCCGATGGATACAGGTTTACAAAAAGATAAAAAAACTGGAGAGATCATACCAGCACATTTTATCGATAACATTACTTTCTCTTTAGATGGTAAACCATTTACAACAATGAAAGTTTGGGAAACTGTTTCAACAAACCCTTATTTCTCTGTAAACCTAAAAGTACCTGGTAAAGGTAAAATAACGGTTGAGTATACAGACAATACAGGTGAGAAAAATACAAAGAGTAAAAAACTTAAGCCAAAAGGATAA
- the soxA gene encoding sulfur oxidation c-type cytochrome SoxA, translating into MKRVILPLALLATMGTVTVNAGEQFAMSDADRAMYQEMLENNPAEIYVEEGGEIFEEELGGEAALAKFLGVSEKELPKYIAGFPRYIAKLGNVVGLDQVMQAMQVEQGKEKTKLKSGKMFSMLAYVKSLANDEVINIDVTADEHIKAAYALGEKTYMTPRGGRGLSCNSCHSADIVGQVLRTQPLPDLGDNNVAGTWPAYRMTKSSLRTTQRRFQGCMNNALLKVIPIGSKEMNALEVYVTKLAADKKKPMAIPGLKR; encoded by the coding sequence ATGAAAAGAGTAATATTACCTTTAGCTCTTTTGGCAACCATGGGAACTGTAACGGTAAATGCCGGTGAGCAGTTCGCTATGAGTGATGCTGATAGAGCCATGTATCAAGAGATGCTAGAAAATAATCCCGCTGAAATCTATGTAGAAGAAGGTGGAGAAATTTTTGAAGAAGAATTAGGTGGAGAAGCAGCTTTAGCAAAATTTTTAGGAGTCTCTGAAAAAGAGTTGCCTAAATACATTGCAGGATTCCCAAGATATATAGCAAAACTTGGTAATGTTGTCGGACTCGATCAAGTGATGCAAGCGATGCAAGTAGAGCAAGGTAAAGAGAAAACAAAACTCAAATCAGGGAAAATGTTCTCTATGCTTGCTTATGTAAAATCATTAGCAAATGATGAAGTGATCAATATCGATGTGACTGCAGATGAACACATTAAAGCAGCCTATGCTTTAGGTGAAAAAACCTATATGACTCCAAGAGGGGGAAGAGGTCTTTCATGTAACTCTTGCCATAGTGCAGATATCGTGGGACAAGTACTGAGAACACAGCCACTTCCGGATCTAGGTGACAATAATGTTGCTGGTACATGGCCGGCTTACCGTATGACAAAGTCAAGTCTTAGAACGACACAAAGAAGATTTCAAGGATGTATGAACAATGCATTGCTTAAAGTTATTCCTATAGGATCTAAAGAGATGAATGCACTCGAAGTATACGTGACTAAACTTGCAGCGGATAAGAAAAAGCCAATGGCTATCCCTGGTTTGAAGAGATAA
- the soxB gene encoding thiosulfohydrolase SoxB: MEIDRRDFLQIAASLGLLGATGGTNLFAGEAGKERIKKLTFSDIVDFKPKGKATLLHICDLHAHLKPLYWREPSTLISAKNLVGTPGFICGESFQKYYGIAPGSLDAYFDTHNDFTELAKKFGKMGGIAHMKPIIDHVKKERGSENVLLLDSGDTWQGTAVALKTDGEAIVDAQNYLGVDVMVGHWEFTYGKERVHELIGMLKGDFISQNVIDNDPFSDEFEELIFPPYSIQEVGGAKIGIIGQSFPFTSTANPKKFTEGWSFALRHESLQEYVNELRNEKKVDAVVVLSHDGFSVDQELAKKVTGVDFILSGHTHDPSPEPIIVNDTIILISGSHGKYISRLDLDIQDKKVVDYSYKLIPVASNLIPADKAGVDLVEKWYKPYNKELNEVLGTTKGLLYKRDTFYSTFDSLIGMAIQDEMKCDINFNPGYRWGTTVLPGDDILKDNVYEMTAITYPEVYTFDLKGKVIAKLMEDIADNVFNANPLLQQGGDMSRITGASYSIKISAPSGKRISDFMIGGKPIDMEKTYRVSSWGGNLQNVGENLDEKAIRPVYEVVSDYIRRQKVIDIPMESNVKVLDMDCGCPVEGAKCS; this comes from the coding sequence ATGGAAATAGATAGACGAGACTTCCTACAGATTGCTGCATCACTAGGTTTACTAGGGGCAACTGGAGGAACCAATCTTTTTGCTGGTGAAGCCGGTAAAGAGCGTATCAAAAAATTGACTTTTTCTGATATCGTAGATTTCAAGCCTAAAGGAAAAGCAACGCTACTTCACATTTGTGATCTGCATGCACACCTTAAGCCACTATACTGGAGAGAACCATCTACACTTATTTCTGCAAAGAATTTAGTAGGAACACCAGGATTTATTTGTGGAGAGAGTTTCCAAAAATACTATGGTATTGCTCCAGGAAGTTTAGATGCGTACTTTGATACACACAATGACTTTACCGAACTTGCTAAAAAGTTTGGAAAAATGGGTGGTATCGCACATATGAAGCCTATTATCGATCATGTGAAAAAAGAGAGAGGTTCAGAGAATGTACTTCTTTTAGACAGTGGTGATACATGGCAAGGTACAGCAGTTGCACTCAAAACTGATGGTGAAGCGATCGTAGATGCGCAAAACTATCTGGGTGTAGATGTGATGGTCGGACACTGGGAATTTACCTATGGTAAAGAGCGTGTTCATGAATTGATCGGTATGCTAAAAGGAGATTTCATTTCCCAAAATGTGATCGACAATGATCCATTCTCAGATGAGTTTGAAGAGTTGATCTTCCCACCATACTCTATCCAAGAGGTAGGTGGTGCAAAGATAGGTATTATCGGGCAGTCATTCCCGTTCACATCTACTGCAAACCCTAAAAAGTTTACAGAAGGTTGGAGTTTCGCTCTTCGTCATGAATCACTGCAAGAGTATGTAAATGAACTTCGTAATGAGAAAAAAGTAGATGCAGTGGTTGTATTGAGTCATGATGGATTCTCTGTAGATCAGGAATTGGCTAAAAAAGTGACAGGTGTTGACTTCATTTTAAGTGGTCACACACACGATCCTAGCCCAGAGCCTATTATTGTGAATGATACAATCATTCTCATTTCAGGAAGTCATGGTAAGTATATTTCAAGACTTGATCTAGATATTCAAGATAAAAAAGTCGTTGATTACAGTTATAAACTCATACCTGTAGCTTCAAACCTTATCCCTGCGGATAAAGCGGGAGTTGATTTAGTTGAAAAATGGTATAAGCCTTATAATAAAGAGCTCAATGAAGTACTTGGTACTACCAAAGGACTTCTGTATAAAAGAGATACTTTCTACTCAACGTTTGATTCGCTTATAGGTATGGCGATTCAAGACGAGATGAAATGTGATATCAACTTTAATCCAGGATATAGATGGGGTACAACAGTACTTCCGGGTGATGACATCTTAAAAGACAATGTCTATGAGATGACGGCGATCACATACCCTGAGGTTTATACATTTGACCTCAAAGGTAAAGTGATAGCAAAATTGATGGAAGACATTGCAGATAATGTATTTAACGCAAATCCACTTCTGCAACAAGGTGGTGACATGAGTAGAATCACAGGTGCAAGTTATAGCATCAAAATATCTGCTCCATCGGGTAAGCGTATTTCTGACTTTATGATAGGTGGAAAGCCTATCGATATGGAAAAAACCTATAGGGTCTCATCATGGGGAGGAAACTTGCAGAATGTAGGTGAAAACCTTGATGAAAAAGCGATACGTCCAGTCTATGAGGTGGTCAGTGATTATATTCGTAGACAAAAAGTGATCGACATTCCTATGGAATCTAATGTGAAAGTGTTAGATATGGATTGTGGATGTCCGGTCGAAGGTGCTAAGTGTTCATAA
- a CDS encoding MBL fold metallo-hydrolase, translating to MKSIIAFCLCLWTAQAYEYDLTPVKVSENVHCFFGALENITKENGGNMVNTCFVQTKQGFVVIDSGPTYAYAKQAYTQMQKIQNLPVKYVINTHDHDDHWLGNSFYKSKGALLIGPRTYEQNVVVGMETRMQRTLGSEIYAKTEIVDLDTIVDDDLTLNVGDKTFKIKQLVAKAHTQGDLIVYLPNEKVLFAGDLVFNGRVTSIRDGSIIGSIKALAKIDALHPNVIIGGHGYKTDANATKALKEYLLEMKEEVLDALDNDVSMEQVTKKVTMPKYKDMKLYDVLHSRNVFEAYRELEMYDEDEE from the coding sequence GTGAAAAGCATCATAGCATTCTGTTTATGTTTATGGACAGCACAGGCGTACGAATATGATTTGACGCCTGTTAAGGTCTCTGAAAATGTACATTGCTTTTTTGGTGCACTAGAAAATATCACCAAAGAAAACGGTGGTAATATGGTTAATACATGTTTTGTTCAAACAAAACAGGGGTTTGTTGTCATAGACAGCGGCCCTACTTATGCCTATGCCAAACAGGCATATACGCAAATGCAAAAGATCCAAAACCTCCCTGTAAAGTATGTTATCAATACGCATGATCATGACGACCATTGGTTAGGCAATAGTTTTTATAAAAGCAAAGGCGCTTTGTTGATAGGTCCACGGACGTATGAACAAAATGTAGTTGTGGGTATGGAAACGCGAATGCAGCGTACTTTAGGCAGTGAAATTTACGCTAAAACAGAGATCGTGGATCTTGACACTATCGTAGATGACGACCTTACACTCAATGTCGGAGACAAGACCTTTAAAATTAAACAATTGGTAGCAAAAGCACACACCCAAGGTGATCTTATTGTATACTTACCGAATGAAAAAGTACTATTTGCAGGAGATCTTGTGTTTAATGGCAGGGTCACGTCTATACGAGATGGTTCAATCATAGGTTCTATCAAGGCATTGGCAAAAATAGATGCACTGCATCCTAATGTCATCATAGGCGGGCATGGATACAAAACAGATGCCAATGCTACAAAAGCACTCAAAGAATACCTGCTTGAAATGAAAGAAGAGGTACTCGATGCGTTGGATAATGACGTCTCTATGGAACAGGTCACTAAAAAAGTAACTATGCCAAAATATAAAGATATGAAACTCTATGATGTGTTGCACAGCCGCAATGTATTTGAAGCGTATCGAGAACTTGAAATGTATGATGAGGATGAAGAATGA
- a CDS encoding thioredoxin fold domain-containing protein has product MRIALAMLIYLNALFAMEGKEVYEKKCASCHPGYISMSKLKENFQDYNNTLLKLTAPTLNQLSYRLKKSIGDPKGDNEIHRMEVAAFISEYVLHPDRQKSLCLDEVMQSFQTMPSLEGKISEEELEAVSTYIYDFDEKVLAEKGVHYEGFEKALQKAKQEDKIIMLKVMTKDCYFCRKMEREVMIEKEIVEFLEQDFIPVSIDISTTELPLGLQTELTPSFIFIDKNAKVLLNIPGAWNKMDFLDILREAKTKQR; this is encoded by the coding sequence ATGAGAATAGCATTGGCTATGTTAATTTATTTAAATGCACTTTTTGCGATGGAAGGAAAGGAAGTCTATGAAAAAAAATGTGCTTCTTGTCATCCGGGCTATATCTCTATGTCTAAACTTAAAGAGAATTTTCAAGACTATAACAATACACTCCTGAAGCTTACTGCACCCACGTTAAACCAGCTCTCTTATAGATTAAAAAAGAGTATAGGAGATCCTAAAGGTGACAATGAGATACATCGTATGGAAGTGGCAGCATTTATCAGTGAGTATGTGCTGCATCCAGACAGACAAAAAAGTCTCTGTTTAGACGAAGTGATGCAGTCTTTTCAAACCATGCCCAGTCTTGAAGGAAAGATCAGCGAAGAGGAACTTGAAGCAGTAAGTACCTACATTTATGATTTTGATGAGAAGGTCTTAGCAGAGAAAGGTGTACACTATGAAGGCTTCGAAAAAGCATTGCAAAAAGCAAAGCAAGAGGATAAGATCATTATGCTTAAAGTGATGACGAAAGATTGTTATTTCTGTAGAAAAATGGAGAGAGAAGTAATGATAGAAAAAGAGATAGTCGAGTTTTTAGAACAGGATTTTATCCCTGTCTCGATCGACATTTCTACGACAGAACTTCCTTTGGGATTACAAACCGAATTGACACCAAGCTTTATTTTTATAGATAAAAATGCTAAAGTATTATTAAACATACCCGGAGCATGGAATAAGATGGATTTTCTTGACATATTAAGAGAAGCCAAAACGAAACAGAGGTAA
- a CDS encoding DsrE family protein — protein MKKILIALACLLSFTVAETEFAEPKPAIDNPRQLVFGIPSGEIKEINRILSTVNNVMKFYRPENTEIVIVAYGQGLKSLLKKGDVDVRKRIEALMTYDVEFIACGNTMRTLHIDKKDLLDDIGFATAGIVEIIERQLQGYTYAQP, from the coding sequence ATGAAAAAAATATTGATAGCATTAGCATGTTTACTCAGTTTTACTGTAGCCGAGACAGAGTTCGCAGAACCAAAACCGGCGATAGACAATCCTAGACAGCTTGTATTTGGTATACCAAGTGGTGAGATCAAAGAGATAAACCGTATTTTAAGCACAGTCAATAATGTCATGAAGTTTTATAGACCAGAAAATACGGAAATCGTGATCGTAGCCTATGGACAGGGATTAAAGTCTTTACTTAAAAAAGGTGATGTCGATGTACGGAAACGTATAGAAGCACTCATGACCTATGACGTAGAGTTTATTGCGTGCGGAAATACCATGAGAACACTTCATATAGATAAAAAAGATCTGCTTGATGACATAGGATTTGCAACCGCAGGGATCGTTGAAATTATAGAAAGACAACTTCAAGGGTACACTTACGCCCAACCCTAA
- a CDS encoding DUF302 domain-containing protein: MKLLIKGMLCASLVVSSVQSKESIKVAAKEPTAMKSTAADIEIITSENADGKITPASIEQAFKDAGFVISANRDMNGPFEIQFKESGFDIYNLFTLYKPDAVLELVKKYPNVGLFAPMSMSIYTKKGEKKISVSSLTAEAMAKIMKAPSDDKTLHDLRALVKQTLKKAMPNGSYETLPYVQTEPKGELVTSFSMEMDPDEWEDQLDEFKMGFEGELAPNGFVIAGHNNLGDDFEESNYEAFNFYEVYSVCKLPVIYTIAKTRPEAGAYAPCSLYLSKKKDEEEMHIGFPSVYNWMSSMAIESKEDMEVLEKAQAGMNKILTGLTE, encoded by the coding sequence ATGAAATTGTTAATTAAGGGGATGCTTTGCGCATCATTGGTCGTGTCAAGTGTACAGTCTAAAGAATCAATAAAAGTAGCAGCTAAAGAGCCTACTGCTATGAAAAGTACTGCTGCAGATATAGAAATAATTACTTCAGAAAATGCAGATGGTAAAATCACACCTGCAAGTATAGAACAGGCATTTAAAGATGCAGGTTTTGTCATTTCAGCTAATAGGGATATGAATGGCCCTTTTGAGATACAGTTTAAAGAATCAGGTTTTGATATCTATAATCTCTTTACACTTTATAAGCCGGATGCCGTTTTGGAACTGGTGAAAAAATACCCGAATGTTGGTCTTTTTGCGCCTATGAGTATGTCTATTTATACTAAAAAAGGTGAAAAAAAGATTTCAGTCTCTTCTCTCACGGCAGAAGCGATGGCTAAGATCATGAAAGCGCCAAGTGATGACAAAACGTTGCATGACTTAAGAGCACTTGTCAAACAAACATTAAAAAAGGCAATGCCGAATGGTTCATATGAAACATTACCGTATGTGCAAACAGAGCCAAAAGGTGAGCTTGTTACGAGTTTTAGTATGGAAATGGATCCGGATGAGTGGGAAGATCAGTTAGATGAATTTAAGATGGGCTTTGAAGGTGAGCTTGCACCTAATGGCTTTGTCATCGCAGGGCACAATAATTTGGGTGATGACTTTGAAGAATCAAACTATGAAGCATTTAATTTTTATGAAGTCTACTCTGTTTGTAAACTACCGGTGATCTACACTATCGCTAAAACAAGACCAGAAGCAGGAGCCTATGCGCCATGTTCACTCTACCTTAGTAAAAAGAAAGATGAAGAGGAGATGCATATAGGATTTCCTTCTGTCTATAATTGGATGAGCTCTATGGCTATAGAGAGTAAAGAAGATATGGAAGTATTGGAAAAAGCACAGGCAGGTATGAACAAGATATTAACTGGACTCACTGAGTAA
- a CDS encoding 4Fe-4S dicluster domain-containing protein, producing the protein MKLGFLVDLNLCMGCKGCEIACKVENEVPLSTWRLRVKYIDLGTFPDTRRSFTPLRCNHCENAPCERICPVSALHYLENGIVNIDSDRCIGCAGCMMACPYGAIYMDPETNTADKCTYCAHRIESGMMPACVVACPVEANIFGDIEDDHSHISLYIMEHKGAVQVRKPEKHTSPTHFYVGGGNATLNPLAHQRIEGFSLFNDITHLEHVGDKNHGILDRFLAPFAGHHGPTDNASFIESAIDADSHEQEGGH; encoded by the coding sequence ATGAAATTAGGTTTCTTAGTTGACCTTAACCTATGTATGGGTTGTAAAGGTTGTGAGATTGCTTGTAAAGTGGAAAATGAAGTTCCATTGAGTACTTGGCGTTTACGTGTTAAATATATAGATTTAGGAACATTCCCGGATACTAGAAGATCATTTACACCATTACGTTGTAATCATTGTGAGAATGCGCCATGTGAGCGTATTTGTCCTGTATCGGCATTACATTATTTAGAGAATGGTATTGTAAATATTGATAGTGACAGATGTATCGGTTGTGCTGGTTGTATGATGGCGTGTCCTTATGGAGCGATCTATATGGACCCTGAAACGAACACAGCAGATAAATGTACATACTGTGCACACCGTATTGAGAGCGGTATGATGCCAGCATGTGTGGTTGCGTGTCCAGTTGAAGCAAATATCTTTGGTGATATTGAAGATGATCATAGTCACATTTCACTCTATATTATGGAACATAAAGGTGCTGTTCAAGTACGTAAACCTGAAAAGCATACAAGTCCAACACACTTTTATGTAGGTGGTGGTAATGCAACATTGAACCCTCTAGCGCATCAGAGAATTGAAGGATTCAGTCTCTTTAATGATATTACTCACCTAGAACATGTAGGGGATAAAAATCACGGGATCCTTGATAGATTCTTAGCACCGTTTGCTGGACATCATGGTCCAACAGATAACGCAAGTTTTATTGAATCAGCGATAGATGCTGACTCACACGAACAAGAGGGAGGTCACTAA
- the nrfD gene encoding NrfD/PsrC family molybdoenzyme membrane anchor subunit, which produces MVESTINATQAVVTLDVPIQGIVWGSIITVNMWAKSIGTGVVFLAAFLWFRHNKEDMPNLRWLMPVLAFVSLNVFLLFTLIDLHQPYRMIHIFTHPHWTSSITVGAWMASLFLGLITILMVIGAADAFPGLGGKKNKLAEIARNNSAVYEKIMPFLVFLAIPVTTYTAIIMAQSSARELWQAPTEVMQMMWAALMAGSAALIFISGSWSKEARKDLALVLTFAVFFSFMMYMGEYFFSFKSSEAEAVLAYVHSGGAYSVEFWIGMTLGFIIPFFLGMSYMKSENTTLLRFAAILALVGLFLVKDVWLKIPQMLPLS; this is translated from the coding sequence ATGGTAGAAAGTACAATTAACGCAACTCAAGCAGTTGTTACACTCGACGTACCTATTCAAGGAATTGTTTGGGGTAGTATTATTACTGTAAATATGTGGGCTAAAAGTATCGGTACAGGTGTTGTATTTTTAGCAGCATTCCTATGGTTTAGACATAATAAAGAGGATATGCCTAACTTAAGATGGCTTATGCCGGTACTTGCATTCGTATCACTGAATGTGTTTTTATTGTTTACATTGATAGATCTACATCAGCCGTACAGAATGATCCATATATTTACGCATCCGCATTGGACTTCGTCTATTACGGTGGGTGCTTGGATGGCATCTCTTTTCTTAGGTCTTATTACGATCCTTATGGTTATCGGTGCTGCAGATGCATTCCCTGGTCTTGGCGGTAAGAAAAATAAACTTGCTGAAATCGCTAGAAATAACTCTGCAGTGTATGAAAAGATCATGCCATTTTTAGTATTTTTAGCGATCCCTGTTACAACCTATACAGCGATCATTATGGCACAATCCAGTGCAAGAGAGTTATGGCAAGCACCTACTGAAGTCATGCAAATGATGTGGGCGGCACTTATGGCTGGTTCTGCAGCACTTATCTTCATATCTGGTTCATGGAGTAAAGAAGCAAGAAAAGATTTAGCACTTGTACTTACATTTGCTGTATTCTTCAGTTTCATGATGTATATGGGTGAGTATTTCTTCTCATTCAAATCTTCAGAAGCAGAAGCTGTTTTAGCATATGTACACTCAGGTGGAGCGTATAGTGTTGAATTCTGGATCGGTATGACACTTGGATTTATTATCCCATTCTTCTTAGGAATGAGTTACATGAAATCAGAAAACACAACGCTGCTTAGATTTGCAGCTATCTTAGCATTAGTAGGGCTATTCTTGGTAAAAGATGTATGGCTTAAGATCCCACAAATGTTACCATTAAGTTAA